In Rahnella aquatilis CIP 78.65 = ATCC 33071, one DNA window encodes the following:
- a CDS encoding ABC transporter substrate-binding protein has translation MLNTRIKMLATLTGLTLGCSAAQAATPADSLVMAWNIDAISTFDPAQIGEVVTNEIIKNTCDTLVDFDPQDESKVIPRLAKSWDISPDRKQITFHLNTGMTFPSGNKATAKDVAWSLQRVVLLGFGNSATLTEYGFTKENVKERITAPDDDTLVMTFDQPYPTNLVLQAIAANNVSTTLDKALVEKNAVGDDMGNKYLTTHTACVGAYQLMRWNAGEGVVLQANKDYWGEKPKLQRILIRHVAETGTQRLLLTQGDVDIARDLAPDDLRDLDKGGQVNVVKVLKPQLFFWTFNSEDPIFKNPKVRLAMRYLIDYQGLASTVMPYLGVPRASFAQLGAFGALDKDAGQPFKLDLAKARQLLTEAGYPDGFSARLIIGTLPHSAPIAQSTQENASKIGVKLSIESMANAQLFSRVRGREFQSAMMAWQTSVPDAHGNASRLVYNPDNSKEAKKTQYPSWRASYFDPAMNKKVTEALLEPDEQKRIALYHSLQEEQMQQGPMAIMFQMYNTAGLTRQVKDWTWNGFRVYYALASK, from the coding sequence ATGCTCAACACCAGAATAAAAATGCTCGCCACACTCACTGGCCTCACGTTGGGATGCTCGGCGGCGCAGGCAGCAACGCCTGCTGATTCGCTGGTGATGGCATGGAATATTGATGCGATCAGCACCTTTGACCCGGCGCAGATCGGCGAAGTGGTCACCAATGAAATCATCAAAAACACCTGCGACACGCTGGTGGATTTCGATCCGCAAGACGAATCCAAAGTCATTCCCCGTCTGGCGAAAAGCTGGGATATCTCGCCGGATCGCAAACAAATTACCTTCCATCTCAATACCGGCATGACCTTCCCCTCCGGCAATAAGGCCACCGCGAAAGACGTCGCCTGGTCGTTGCAGCGCGTGGTGCTGCTTGGTTTCGGTAACTCCGCCACCCTGACCGAATACGGCTTTACCAAAGAAAACGTCAAAGAACGCATTACCGCGCCGGATGACGACACGCTGGTGATGACATTCGACCAGCCGTATCCGACCAATCTGGTGTTGCAGGCCATCGCCGCTAACAACGTCTCGACCACGCTGGATAAGGCGCTGGTGGAGAAAAATGCCGTCGGTGATGACATGGGCAACAAATACCTGACCACGCACACCGCCTGCGTCGGAGCCTATCAGCTGATGCGCTGGAACGCCGGTGAAGGCGTAGTGTTGCAGGCGAATAAAGATTACTGGGGTGAGAAACCGAAACTGCAACGCATCCTGATCCGCCACGTCGCGGAAACCGGCACGCAGCGCCTGCTGCTGACCCAGGGAGATGTGGATATCGCCCGTGATCTGGCACCGGACGATTTACGTGATCTGGATAAAGGCGGTCAGGTCAACGTGGTGAAAGTCCTCAAGCCGCAGTTGTTTTTCTGGACCTTTAACAGCGAAGACCCGATTTTCAAAAACCCGAAAGTGCGCCTCGCGATGCGTTATCTGATTGATTATCAGGGGCTGGCTTCCACCGTGATGCCGTATCTCGGTGTGCCGCGCGCCAGTTTCGCCCAGCTCGGCGCCTTTGGTGCGCTGGATAAAGACGCCGGACAGCCGTTCAAACTGGATCTGGCGAAAGCCAGACAGTTGCTGACCGAGGCCGGTTATCCCGACGGATTCTCCGCCAGACTGATCATCGGTACCCTGCCGCACTCCGCGCCGATCGCCCAAAGTACGCAGGAAAATGCCTCGAAAATTGGCGTAAAACTCTCCATCGAAAGCATGGCCAATGCCCAGTTATTCAGCCGCGTGCGCGGACGTGAATTCCAGAGCGCCATGATGGCGTGGCAGACCTCGGTGCCGGATGCGCACGGCAACGCCTCACGTCTGGTCTACAACCCGGACAACAGCAAGGAAGCCAAGAAAACCCAGTACCCGAGCTGGCGCGCCTCGTATTTCGATCCGGCGATGAACAAAAAAGTCACCGAAGCACTGCTCGAACCGGACGAGCAAAAACGTATCGCGCTCTACCACAGCCTGCAGGAAGAGCAGATGCAGCAAGGCCCGATGGCGATCATGTTCCAGATGTACAACACCGCCGGTCTGACCAGACAGGTCAAAGACTGGACGTGGAACGGCTTCCGCGTGTATTACGCGCTGGCCTCTAAATAA
- a CDS encoding ABC transporter permease: MSQLDPTAAGMSPAEPLWLRLRESAARLGKLLVSVFCTLLGLAALTFFIGRLLPIDPVVSVLGDNASQEAYQKMYHLLGLDKPLWEQFLMYLKNVAMLDFGNALTTGNPVTTDIARVFPATLELATLAALIATCLGIPAGVLSAMYRNTWFDHCIRFIGLLGHSAPNFWLGLMGLVLFYAGLGWIGGPGRIDFMYEFDVQKVTGFYLIDTALTGNWEAFRNVFSHLILPASILGLSGLSYISRMTRSFMIEQLGQEYVITARVKGLSWARSVWIHAFRNVAVQVVTVVALSYAFLLEGAVLTETVFAWPGFGRYLTNAMLAGDMNAVVGCSLLIGVIFVALNLICDLLYRIFDPRTRQEQS, encoded by the coding sequence ATGTCGCAACTCGACCCGACCGCGGCGGGAATGTCACCCGCTGAACCTCTCTGGCTGCGGCTGCGCGAAAGCGCCGCCCGGCTGGGTAAATTGCTGGTTTCCGTGTTCTGCACCTTACTGGGGCTGGCGGCGCTGACCTTTTTTATCGGGCGTCTGCTGCCGATTGATCCCGTGGTATCGGTACTCGGCGATAACGCCAGTCAGGAAGCCTATCAGAAAATGTATCACCTGCTGGGGCTGGACAAACCGCTGTGGGAACAGTTTCTGATGTACCTGAAAAACGTCGCGATGCTGGATTTCGGTAACGCACTGACCACCGGCAATCCGGTCACCACCGACATCGCCCGCGTGTTTCCGGCCACGCTGGAACTGGCGACGCTGGCCGCGCTGATCGCCACCTGTCTGGGCATTCCGGCGGGCGTGTTGTCGGCGATGTACCGCAATACCTGGTTTGATCACTGCATCCGCTTTATCGGCCTGCTGGGGCATTCCGCGCCGAATTTCTGGCTGGGGCTGATGGGGCTGGTGCTGTTTTACGCCGGACTCGGCTGGATCGGCGGACCGGGGCGTATCGACTTTATGTATGAATTCGACGTGCAGAAAGTCACCGGGTTTTATCTGATCGACACCGCATTAACCGGCAACTGGGAGGCGTTTCGCAACGTTTTCAGCCACCTGATTTTACCGGCATCAATTCTTGGCCTCAGCGGGCTGTCGTACATCAGCCGCATGACCCGCAGTTTTATGATTGAACAACTCGGGCAGGAATATGTGATCACCGCGCGCGTCAAAGGGCTGTCGTGGGCGCGCAGTGTGTGGATCCACGCCTTTCGCAACGTCGCGGTGCAGGTGGTGACGGTCGTCGCGCTGTCTTACGCCTTTTTACTCGAAGGCGCGGTGCTGACCGAAACCGTGTTCGCCTGGCCGGGTTTTGGCCGCTATCTCACCAACGCCATGCTGGCGGGCGATATGAACGCTGTGGTCGGCTGCTCGTTACTGATCGGCGTGATTTTTGTGGCGCTGAACCTTATCTGCGACCTGCTCTACCGCATCTTTGATCCGCGAACCCGTCAGGAGCAATCATGA
- a CDS encoding ABC transporter permease, with the protein MTDSAKPHLTARPAFSLRAWLDAPVPATPWQARVQQSLNQWRRFRRNTSARFGLIVILFIVAVAIFAPWLATHDIYAQNLHLRLAPPDREYWLGTDELGRDIYSRLIYGARITLYITGLTALIVGPLGLLVGTLAGTVGGWTDTILMRIVDIFLAFPSLILALGFVAALGPGIENAIIAISLSAWPPIARLARAEALSIRKMDYVAAVRLQGASQMRIILRHIIPMCLPSVVVRLTLNMAGIILTASGLGFLGLGAQAPSPEWGAMLSSGRQFMMTHWTIAAIPGLSILFTSLAFNLFGDGLRDVLDLRHD; encoded by the coding sequence ATGACCGACTCCGCTAAACCTCATCTCACTGCCCGTCCGGCGTTTTCCCTGCGGGCCTGGCTCGACGCCCCGGTTCCGGCCACGCCGTGGCAGGCGCGTGTGCAGCAAAGCCTGAACCAGTGGCGGCGCTTTCGCCGGAATACGTCGGCGCGGTTCGGGCTGATCGTCATCCTGTTTATCGTCGCGGTCGCCATTTTCGCGCCGTGGCTGGCGACGCACGATATTTATGCCCAAAACCTGCACCTGCGGCTGGCACCGCCGGACCGGGAATACTGGCTGGGCACTGACGAACTCGGACGCGATATTTACAGCCGCCTGATTTATGGCGCACGCATCACGCTCTACATCACCGGCCTGACGGCGCTGATTGTCGGTCCGCTCGGTTTGCTGGTCGGCACGCTGGCGGGCACCGTCGGCGGCTGGACGGACACCATTCTGATGCGCATCGTCGATATCTTTCTGGCGTTCCCGAGCCTGATCCTGGCGCTGGGTTTTGTCGCCGCCCTCGGCCCCGGCATCGAAAATGCGATTATCGCGATTTCGCTTTCCGCCTGGCCGCCGATTGCCCGGCTGGCACGCGCCGAAGCCTTGTCTATCCGCAAAATGGATTACGTCGCCGCCGTGCGGTTACAGGGTGCGTCGCAGATGCGCATTATCCTGCGCCACATCATTCCGATGTGTCTGCCGTCGGTGGTGGTGCGCCTGACGCTCAACATGGCGGGAATTATCCTGACCGCCTCCGGCCTCGGTTTTCTTGGCCTCGGCGCACAGGCACCCAGCCCGGAATGGGGCGCGATGCTCTCTTCCGGCCGTCAGTTCATGATGACCCACTGGACGATTGCCGCCATTCCCGGCCTGTCGATTCTTTTCACCAGCCTGGCGTTTAACCTGTTCGGTGACGGCCTGCGCGACGTACTGGATCTGCGCCATGACTGA
- a CDS encoding ABC transporter ATP-binding protein, with protein sequence MTETLLDVQNLNIRFKGHRQENHAVRGISFSVGREKVAIVGESGSGKSLTGRSLLKLTPQGASVSADRMQLGDIDLLSTGERQMRKIRGKRISMIMQDPKFSLNPLMRVGHQINEAYRIHFHVSEREARVKALAMLEAVNIRDPERVFDLYPHEISGGMGQRIMIAMMLIPEPDLIIADEPTSALDVTVRQQVLSVLDALLARRKTGLLFITHDLSLVSGFCDRALVMYAGRILEEIAADQLHNARHPYTRALLASQPDLQHPVDMLAIPARDPAWLTGPVYRYGETC encoded by the coding sequence ATGACTGAAACATTGCTTGATGTGCAAAACCTGAACATTAGGTTCAAAGGCCACCGGCAGGAAAACCACGCGGTGCGCGGGATCTCCTTCTCGGTTGGCCGTGAAAAAGTGGCGATTGTCGGCGAATCCGGTTCCGGCAAATCGCTCACCGGCCGGTCGCTGCTGAAACTGACGCCGCAGGGTGCCAGCGTCAGCGCCGACCGGATGCAGTTGGGCGATATCGATCTGCTCAGCACCGGCGAGCGCCAGATGCGTAAAATCCGTGGCAAACGTATTTCGATGATTATGCAGGATCCGAAATTCTCACTGAATCCGCTGATGCGCGTCGGTCATCAGATTAATGAGGCGTATCGCATTCACTTTCATGTCAGCGAGAGAGAAGCCCGCGTGAAAGCACTGGCAATGCTGGAGGCGGTGAATATCCGCGACCCGGAGCGGGTTTTTGATCTCTATCCGCACGAGATTTCCGGCGGTATGGGCCAGCGCATCATGATCGCCATGATGCTGATCCCTGAACCTGATTTGATTATCGCCGACGAACCCACGTCGGCGCTGGACGTCACGGTGCGCCAGCAGGTGCTCAGCGTGCTGGATGCGTTACTGGCACGGCGCAAAACCGGCCTGCTGTTTATCACTCACGATCTGAGTCTGGTGTCGGGTTTCTGCGACCGCGCCCTGGTGATGTACGCCGGGCGCATTCTCGAGGAAATCGCGGCAGATCAGCTGCATAACGCCAGGCATCCTTACACCCGCGCCCTGCTTGCCAGCCAGCCGGATTTACAGCATCCGGTAGACATGCTAGCCATTCCGGCGCGCGACCCGGCGTGGCTGACCGGCCCGGTATACCGCTACGGAGAAACCTGCTGA